A single Acidimicrobiales bacterium DNA region contains:
- a CDS encoding deoxyribodipyrimidine photo-lyase — translation MPTTIMWFRRDLRLADNPALVEAARAGSVVPFFCLDDALLRPAGCNRVAFLLRSLRALDASLDHALVVRRGDPVAVVPALAREVGADAVYATADFAPYGAARDDRVRAAMALPLHLVSSPYAVAPGTVRNGSGEPYKVFTPFKRAWRAAGWPAPRKAPRVPQWVTGVASDGIPDDPHTDATLPAAGEAAAKQAARAFWDRHLARYDTQRDRPDLDATSRLSPYLKFGALHPRQLLARLDGTDAHRVFTDELCWREFYADVLFHRPRSARETLQAKMRGLEVDTGANADARFDAWAAGRTGYPLIDAGMRQLLAEGWMHNRVRMATASFLVKDLHVDWRRGARHFMHHLVDGDLASNQHGWQWTAGTGTDAAPFFRVFSPTRQAARFDPDEAYVRRWVPEFGTDDYPAPIVDHAVERADALRRYAALR, via the coding sequence GCTGCTGCGGCCCGCGGGGTGCAATCGCGTGGCGTTCCTCCTGCGGAGCCTGCGCGCCCTCGACGCGTCGCTCGACCATGCGCTGGTGGTGCGCCGCGGCGATCCCGTCGCCGTCGTGCCGGCGCTCGCCCGCGAAGTCGGCGCCGACGCGGTCTACGCAACCGCTGACTTCGCGCCGTACGGCGCGGCGCGAGATGACCGCGTTCGCGCCGCGATGGCGCTGCCGCTGCATCTCGTTTCGAGTCCTTATGCCGTCGCGCCGGGGACGGTGCGCAACGGCAGCGGCGAGCCGTACAAAGTGTTCACGCCGTTCAAGCGTGCCTGGCGCGCTGCCGGGTGGCCGGCGCCGCGCAAAGCGCCGCGGGTGCCGCAGTGGGTGACCGGCGTCGCCAGCGACGGCATCCCGGACGACCCGCACACCGACGCCACCCTGCCTGCCGCCGGGGAGGCGGCGGCCAAGCAGGCGGCGCGGGCGTTCTGGGATCGGCACCTGGCGCGCTATGACACCCAGCGCGACCGTCCTGACCTCGACGCCACCAGTCGTCTCTCGCCGTATCTCAAGTTCGGCGCTCTCCATCCGCGGCAGTTGCTCGCCCGGCTCGACGGCACCGACGCCCACCGTGTGTTCACCGACGAGTTGTGCTGGCGCGAGTTCTACGCCGACGTGTTGTTCCATCGACCGCGCAGCGCTCGCGAGACGCTGCAGGCGAAGATGCGCGGCCTCGAGGTCGACACCGGTGCCAACGCGGACGCGCGCTTCGACGCGTGGGCGGCGGGCCGAACGGGCTATCCGCTGATCGACGCCGGCATGCGGCAACTGCTCGCCGAAGGATGGATGCACAATCGCGTACGCATGGCGACGGCGAGTTTCCTGGTGAAGGATCTCCACGTCGACTGGCGCCGCGGCGCCCGCCATTTCATGCACCACCTCGTCGACGGGGATCTCGCGTCGAACCAACACGGTTGGCAGTGGACCGCCGGCACGGGCACCGACGCTGCCCCGTTCTTCCGCGTGTTCAGTCCGACCCGCCAGGCCGCTCGCTTCGACCCCGACGAGGCCTACGTTCGGCGGTGGGTGCCCGAGTTCGGCACCGACGATTACCCCGCGCCGATCGTCGACCACGCCGTCGAGCGGGCCGACGCGTTGCGCCGCTACGCCGCGTTGCGATAG
- a CDS encoding PQQ-binding-like beta-propeller repeat protein → MRRGLSAVVAALAVALLPSTPAVAAPPRICNWSRYGRDASLSFAAPSRCTKLNRANAALMVPKWYFHGKDSMSASTTVVDGVVYEGSWDGVLHALSAKTGKQLWSFKVDDSHENAFGRIVSTAAVDTFAVPGVGKVPVLLFGGGGTLYALAPGRVGPVLLAKVDVDPRTPELKAKQDKAGDHPEVEIESSPLVAHFADGDRIYVGFDLHNNDHVGRAGMLAFTLRPDVGHGRPYAFDLAFKFDPERHAVLHSLTEDSGSGWGCGDVWSSPAFQPTGPNDGVVVFGTGNCDHSKESAAAGEVGREGIFAINARSGQRLWEYHPRPPQDLDDDFGASPNILDNGAAVGEGGKDGWYYKLDLHTGKLLWASHAGQAGHLNTGFAVGGFIGTTAVGRVKPAGLGASRPAIFGAVAIDTPIARPIDDHHGSLSTNLAADPTRVFSLVAIDEQTGDVLWRAPITAPSYGAVTYSNGVVLMADTVTFSLDAFNANTGALLASRPIPGPPSSAPVVVGDSIYVAIGTSESDLEFKAFGHQLQNAFSDTIGESPLSPLSGVIAFKLPG, encoded by the coding sequence GTGCGTCGTGGCCTCAGCGCGGTCGTTGCTGCACTCGCGGTGGCGCTGCTGCCGTCCACGCCCGCCGTTGCCGCTCCGCCGCGGATTTGCAACTGGAGCCGCTACGGCCGTGACGCCAGCCTGAGCTTCGCCGCACCGAGCCGCTGCACCAAGCTCAACCGGGCCAACGCCGCGCTGATGGTGCCCAAGTGGTACTTCCACGGCAAGGACTCGATGTCGGCGTCGACCACGGTCGTCGACGGCGTCGTGTACGAAGGCTCCTGGGACGGCGTGCTGCACGCGCTGTCGGCCAAGACGGGCAAGCAGCTGTGGTCGTTCAAGGTCGACGACTCACACGAGAATGCCTTTGGTCGCATCGTGTCGACGGCGGCGGTCGACACGTTCGCCGTGCCCGGCGTCGGCAAGGTGCCCGTGTTGCTCTTCGGCGGCGGCGGCACCCTGTATGCCCTGGCCCCCGGACGCGTCGGGCCGGTGCTCCTCGCAAAGGTCGACGTCGACCCGCGGACACCCGAGTTGAAGGCGAAGCAAGACAAGGCCGGCGATCATCCCGAGGTCGAGATCGAGTCCTCACCGCTCGTCGCCCACTTCGCCGACGGCGATCGCATCTACGTCGGCTTCGACCTGCACAACAACGACCACGTGGGGCGCGCCGGCATGCTGGCGTTCACGCTGCGCCCCGACGTCGGCCACGGCCGGCCGTACGCCTTTGACCTCGCGTTCAAGTTCGACCCCGAGCGCCACGCGGTCCTCCACTCGTTGACGGAAGACTCGGGTTCGGGTTGGGGCTGCGGTGACGTGTGGTCGTCGCCGGCGTTCCAGCCGACGGGACCGAACGACGGCGTCGTGGTGTTCGGCACCGGCAACTGCGACCACTCGAAGGAGTCGGCGGCCGCCGGCGAGGTCGGACGCGAAGGCATCTTCGCCATCAACGCCCGCAGCGGCCAGCGGCTGTGGGAGTACCACCCGCGCCCGCCCCAGGACCTCGACGACGACTTCGGCGCGTCGCCCAACATCCTCGACAACGGCGCCGCCGTCGGTGAAGGCGGCAAGGACGGCTGGTACTACAAGCTCGACCTCCACACCGGGAAGTTGCTTTGGGCGTCGCACGCCGGTCAGGCGGGCCACCTCAACACTGGCTTCGCCGTCGGCGGGTTCATCGGTACCACCGCGGTGGGCAGGGTGAAGCCCGCAGGACTCGGTGCCTCCCGTCCAGCCATCTTCGGCGCCGTCGCCATCGATACGCCGATCGCCCGTCCGATCGACGACCACCACGGCTCGCTCAGCACCAACCTCGCCGCCGATCCCACCCGCGTGTTCTCGCTCGTCGCCATCGACGAGCAGACGGGCGACGTCCTGTGGCGCGCTCCGATAACGGCGCCGTCGTACGGCGCGGTCACCTACAGCAACGGCGTCGTACTGATGGCCGACACCGTCACGTTCAGCCTCGACGCTTTCAACGCCAACACGGGCGCGCTGCTCGCGTCGCGGCCGATCCCCGGGCCGCCGTCGAGCGCGCCCGTCGTCGTCGGCGACTCGATCTACGTCGCTATCGGCACCAGCGAGTCGGACCTCGAGTTCAAAGCGTTCGGCCACCAACTCCAGAACGCGTTCAGCGACACGATCGGCGAGAGCCCGCTGAGTCCGCTCAGCGGCGTCATCGCCTTCAAGCTCCCCGGCTAG
- a CDS encoding TetR family transcriptional regulator, translating into MPSPHHRAYSSRSRDESKELTRKALLRAALKLLSRNSFDSISLREVTKEAGISPTAFYRHFDDMEALGLALVDQSFESLHAMLRDARANPNLITNAIDASVEAVVAATERNKLHFRFIARERYGGVKRIRRAIRRELELFADELMVDLEQFPFVRDWTAEDRRMLASSIAETMIHMAAELLEADAKESAEIIERSRKQLLLINLGVPSWRDVVGNPAVVDEIARRG; encoded by the coding sequence GTGCCGAGTCCGCACCACCGCGCGTACTCGTCCCGGTCTCGGGACGAGAGCAAGGAACTCACGCGCAAGGCACTGCTGCGGGCCGCGCTGAAACTGCTGAGTCGCAACAGCTTCGACTCGATCAGCCTGCGCGAGGTCACCAAGGAAGCCGGCATCTCCCCGACCGCGTTCTACCGTCACTTCGACGACATGGAGGCGCTCGGCCTCGCCCTCGTCGATCAGTCCTTCGAGTCGCTGCACGCCATGCTGCGCGACGCGCGCGCCAACCCGAACCTCATCACCAACGCCATCGACGCGTCCGTCGAAGCCGTCGTGGCGGCGACCGAACGCAACAAGTTGCACTTCCGCTTCATCGCCCGCGAGCGTTACGGCGGCGTCAAGCGCATCCGGCGCGCGATCCGGCGTGAACTCGAGTTGTTCGCCGACGAGCTGATGGTCGACCTGGAGCAGTTCCCCTTCGTGCGCGACTGGACGGCGGAGGACCGGCGCATGCTGGCGTCGTCGATCGCCGAGACGATGATCCACATGGCGGCCGAGCTACTGGAAGCCGACGCCAAGGAGAGCGCCGAGATCATCGAGCGCTCGCGCAAGCAGTTGCTGTTGATCAACCTCGGGGTCCCCTCGTGGCGCGACGTGGTCGGCAACCCCGCGGTGGTCGACGAGATCGCTCGCCGCGGCTAG
- a CDS encoding ferredoxin reductase codes for MFTESLARRTLSGLVHGRIVAVDRSATNSVLLTIEPNRNWTGFAAGQYTQLSVEIDGVRHTRCYSMCSVAGDDRRFQLGIKAHPDGLVSRWLVANAAPGMVVGLTPAAGEFVLPDARPTRTLLVSGGSGITPVLSMLRTLCAEGHAGAVTFLHFNQSPTGVLCGDEIAALAAAHPNVRVVMAYNELLTEAHLDAADPQWRDADAFVCGPAPMMDAVRAHYDAAGVSQRFHQEAFTLTAFVGEAGDVSGAVCFAGSQLEVASDGRTLLEQAEAAGLTPQNGCRMGICHTCPRRLARGTVRNVVTGELTSDPDVNVRICVSVPVGDVEIDL; via the coding sequence ATGTTCACCGAATCGCTCGCCCGCCGGACCCTCAGCGGTCTCGTCCATGGGCGCATCGTGGCGGTCGACCGCTCGGCCACGAACTCCGTCCTCCTGACGATCGAGCCGAACCGCAACTGGACGGGTTTCGCCGCCGGCCAGTACACGCAGCTGTCGGTCGAGATCGACGGCGTGCGCCACACCCGCTGCTACTCCATGTGCTCTGTCGCCGGCGACGACCGCCGCTTCCAGCTAGGCATCAAGGCGCATCCCGACGGCCTCGTCAGCCGGTGGCTCGTGGCCAACGCCGCGCCCGGAATGGTCGTCGGCTTGACGCCCGCCGCCGGCGAGTTCGTGCTGCCCGACGCGCGCCCGACCCGCACCCTGCTCGTCAGCGGCGGCAGCGGCATCACGCCGGTGCTGTCGATGCTGCGCACGCTGTGCGCCGAGGGCCACGCTGGAGCCGTCACGTTCCTGCACTTCAACCAGTCGCCGACGGGCGTGCTGTGCGGCGACGAGATTGCGGCGCTCGCCGCTGCGCATCCGAACGTGCGCGTCGTCATGGCGTACAACGAACTGCTGACCGAAGCGCACCTCGACGCCGCTGATCCGCAGTGGCGCGACGCCGACGCCTTCGTGTGCGGCCCGGCCCCGATGATGGACGCGGTGCGTGCGCACTACGACGCCGCCGGCGTCTCGCAGCGCTTCCACCAGGAAGCGTTCACGCTCACCGCCTTCGTCGGCGAAGCGGGCGACGTCAGCGGCGCCGTCTGCTTCGCCGGCAGCCAACTCGAGGTGGCAAGCGACGGCCGCACGCTGCTCGAGCAGGCCGAGGCTGCCGGCCTCACGCCCCAGAACGGATGCCGCATGGGCATCTGCCACACCTGTCCTCGCCGGCTGGCTCGCGGCACCGTCCGCAACGTCGTCACCGGCGAACTCACCAGCGACCCCGACGTGAACGTCCGCATCTGCGTGAGCGTGCCCGTCGGCGACGTCGAAATCGATCTCTAA
- a CDS encoding acyl-CoA desaturase, translating to MVAVLQPQLSTRATAASFGLTDDDLDAFGAELDALRDNVIATRGQADADYMRRVIRVQRSLAVSGRASLFLVAVPGLGPIAWVYGAGALGVAKILDNMEIGHNVMHGQYDWTRDPALASATFDWDTVCPGDQWKHSHNYLHHTFTNVVGKDRDIGYGVLRMSESKRWTPWDLLNPLKASALMLAFDHGVMLHDVEVEQLMKGNKTWKSQWPILRDGLKKSAKLDGLDYVVFPLLTGPLFLSTLAANATANLVRNLWSFSIIFCGHFPEGTHQFSVDECENESKGHWYFRQLLGSANIRGSKLFHVLSGNLSHQIEHHLFPDLPASRYQELAPQVQAICERYGLPYNTRGFSGQLTSTWKKIWRLAFPG from the coding sequence ATGGTTGCCGTTCTCCAACCTCAACTCAGCACCCGGGCGACCGCCGCGTCGTTCGGCCTCACCGACGACGACCTCGACGCCTTCGGTGCCGAACTCGACGCCTTGCGCGACAACGTGATCGCCACCCGCGGCCAGGCCGACGCCGACTACATGCGCCGCGTCATCCGCGTGCAGCGCAGTCTTGCGGTGTCGGGTCGCGCCAGCCTGTTCCTCGTGGCGGTACCCGGCCTCGGCCCCATCGCCTGGGTCTACGGTGCCGGCGCACTGGGCGTGGCCAAGATCCTGGACAACATGGAGATCGGCCACAACGTCATGCACGGCCAGTACGACTGGACGCGCGACCCGGCGCTGGCGAGCGCCACGTTCGACTGGGACACCGTGTGCCCCGGCGACCAGTGGAAACACTCGCACAACTACTTGCACCACACGTTTACCAACGTGGTCGGCAAGGACCGCGACATCGGCTACGGCGTGCTGCGCATGAGCGAGTCGAAGCGCTGGACGCCGTGGGACCTGCTCAACCCGCTCAAGGCGAGCGCCCTCATGCTCGCCTTCGACCACGGCGTGATGCTCCACGACGTCGAGGTCGAGCAGTTGATGAAGGGCAACAAGACCTGGAAGTCGCAGTGGCCGATCCTGCGCGACGGACTGAAGAAGTCGGCGAAGCTCGACGGCCTCGACTACGTCGTGTTCCCGCTGCTGACCGGTCCGTTGTTTCTCTCGACGCTCGCGGCCAACGCGACCGCCAACCTCGTGCGCAACCTGTGGTCGTTCTCGATCATCTTTTGCGGGCATTTCCCCGAAGGCACCCACCAGTTCAGCGTCGACGAATGCGAGAACGAGTCGAAGGGCCACTGGTACTTCCGCCAGTTGCTCGGCTCGGCGAACATTCGCGGCAGCAAGCTGTTTCACGTTCTGTCGGGCAACCTGAGCCATCAGATCGAGCACCACCTCTTCCCCGACCTTCCGGCGAGTCGCTACCAGGAGCTGGCGCCGCAGGTGCAAGCAATCTGTGAGCGCTACGGGCTGCCGTACAACACGCGGGGCTTTTCGGGTCAGCTCACCTCGACGTGGAAGAAGATCTGGCGGCTCGCATTCCCGGGTTGA
- a CDS encoding response regulator transcription factor, translating into MESGAVSALIVDDAEDMRLLLRRVLERADITIVGEAVDGLDALRAVAELGPPPVPTVIVLDNMMPNLNGLEAAEQLLRDDPTLRIVLFTAYLSDEVSQRAAELGIRAAVSKSDLFNLAPLILDVAGAA; encoded by the coding sequence GTGGAATCCGGGGCAGTGAGCGCGTTGATCGTCGACGACGCCGAAGACATGCGCCTGCTGCTGCGCCGCGTGCTCGAGCGCGCCGACATCACCATCGTCGGCGAGGCGGTCGACGGGCTCGACGCCCTGCGAGCGGTGGCCGAACTCGGACCACCACCGGTGCCGACCGTGATCGTGCTCGACAACATGATGCCGAATCTCAACGGACTCGAGGCCGCCGAGCAGCTGCTGCGCGATGACCCGACGTTGCGGATCGTGCTGTTCACCGCGTACCTGAGCGACGAGGTGTCGCAGCGGGCGGCCGAACTCGGCATCCGCGCCGCGGTGTCGAAGTCCGATTTGTTCAACCTCGCCCCGTTGATCCTCGACGTGGCGGGCGCCGCGTAG
- a CDS encoding response regulator, which yields MSPRRVVLVDNDEAVLGLLQLDLGLEGHEIVGTATSGETGLRLCADRRPDVLVVDLRLGAGIDGVDVARQVQGDGMQVVVYTNYVTPDVVRDAKAAGAILVEKGNLSALRRAVAA from the coding sequence ATGAGCCCGCGCCGCGTCGTGCTGGTGGACAACGACGAGGCGGTGCTCGGCCTGCTGCAACTCGACCTCGGCCTCGAGGGCCACGAGATCGTGGGGACGGCCACCAGCGGGGAGACCGGGCTGCGCCTGTGCGCCGATCGGCGCCCCGACGTCCTCGTCGTCGACTTGCGGCTCGGGGCCGGGATCGACGGCGTCGACGTCGCCCGCCAAGTCCAGGGCGACGGGATGCAGGTGGTCGTCTACACGAACTACGTGACGCCCGATGTCGTGCGCGACGCCAAGGCAGCCGGCGCGATCCTTGTCGAGAAGGGCAATCTGTCGGCGCTGCGCCGCGCCGTGGCCGCCTGA
- a CDS encoding ATP-binding protein: MASRRDRVIAVFAAVIVVALAASVVTAVLSAERNGRHALERLQLAQLEQFARVFDSAFAPALASTAGLTNPVTGATWHLTPSDTSDATGLEQLQAAQPTARTGMYLVDAHGVVTDGTLLADPGVVGTKVDRAGLDKVLAGTPLVLATSRASLTTPLPTIAIARPIRASATGPVVGALVQESDVAKDSAFNGFIAGFHRAKTDEYSFVDSTGTVISSTNVNIVGKRADASLLRTSSDFHRKGAWITASAPIPSVGWHATFRQTTKEFEGDLTAPLRSALLLLMGVALIGGIVTFFTLFSRLQAARREQARLAEISAAHEEFISIVSHELRTPATGQLGFLQTLIDHWEAMKDDDRRHALSQAYANARRLHALSRDVLNTASIEAGELAYAFETLDLAAAAQVAVDGVLNPERELVVTAEATDSEVRADPERIQQVLANMLDNAIKNSPVGSRIDVHVTTVGGEAVVEVSDRGLGLSDDEIERSFEKFSRGRHANVTGTGLGLYICRKIITSHGGRIWAQRRAGGGATVAFALPLAHAAESTVAKSA, translated from the coding sequence ATGGCCTCACGCCGTGACCGCGTAATCGCGGTGTTCGCCGCCGTGATCGTGGTCGCGTTGGCCGCGTCGGTGGTGACCGCAGTACTCAGCGCGGAGCGCAACGGGCGTCACGCCCTCGAGCGCCTGCAACTGGCGCAACTCGAACAGTTCGCCCGCGTCTTCGACAGTGCATTCGCGCCGGCGCTGGCCTCGACCGCGGGACTGACCAACCCGGTGACGGGCGCGACCTGGCACCTGACGCCGTCCGATACGTCCGACGCCACCGGTCTGGAGCAGCTCCAAGCGGCGCAGCCGACGGCGCGCACCGGCATGTACCTGGTCGACGCGCACGGCGTCGTCACCGACGGCACGCTCCTCGCCGATCCGGGCGTGGTCGGCACCAAGGTGGACCGCGCCGGCCTCGACAAGGTGCTCGCCGGAACGCCGCTGGTGCTGGCGACATCGCGGGCCAGCCTGACGACGCCGCTGCCGACCATCGCCATCGCGCGCCCCATCCGCGCGAGTGCGACGGGTCCCGTCGTCGGCGCGCTGGTGCAGGAGTCCGATGTCGCCAAGGACTCGGCGTTCAACGGCTTCATTGCCGGCTTCCACCGCGCCAAGACCGACGAGTACTCCTTCGTCGACAGCACGGGCACGGTCATCTCGTCGACCAACGTGAACATCGTCGGCAAGCGCGCCGACGCGTCGCTGCTGCGAACGAGTTCCGACTTCCACCGCAAGGGCGCGTGGATCACCGCCAGCGCACCGATTCCGAGCGTCGGCTGGCACGCCACCTTCCGGCAGACGACCAAGGAGTTCGAGGGCGACCTGACGGCGCCGTTGCGCTCGGCGCTGTTGTTGCTGATGGGCGTCGCCCTGATCGGCGGCATCGTCACGTTCTTTACGTTGTTCTCCCGCCTGCAGGCGGCGCGGCGTGAACAGGCCCGCCTGGCCGAGATCAGCGCGGCGCACGAGGAGTTCATCAGCATCGTGTCACACGAGCTGCGCACGCCCGCCACCGGACAGCTCGGCTTCCTGCAAACACTGATCGACCACTGGGAGGCGATGAAGGACGACGACCGCCGTCACGCGTTGTCGCAGGCGTACGCCAACGCCCGCCGGCTGCACGCGCTTAGCCGCGACGTCTTGAACACCGCCAGCATCGAAGCCGGCGAGCTGGCGTATGCGTTCGAAACGCTCGACCTGGCGGCGGCGGCGCAGGTTGCCGTCGACGGCGTGCTCAATCCCGAGCGCGAACTCGTCGTCACCGCCGAGGCGACCGACAGCGAGGTGCGCGCCGATCCCGAGCGCATCCAGCAGGTGCTGGCCAACATGCTCGACAACGCCATCAAGAACTCACCTGTCGGCAGCCGCATCGACGTGCACGTCACGACGGTTGGGGGCGAGGCCGTCGTGGAGGTGAGCGACCGCGGGCTTGGTCTCAGCGACGACGAGATCGAGCGGTCGTTCGAGAAGTTCAGCCGGGGGCGCCACGCCAACGTCACCGGCACGGGTCTCGGTCTGTATATCTGCCGCAAGATCATCACGTCCCACGGTGGCCGGATCTGGGCGCAACGCCGGGCGGGTGGTGGCGCCACGGTCGCCTTCGCGCTCCCGCTCGCGCACGCGGCCGAATCCACGGTGGCGAAGTCGGCATGA
- a CDS encoding ATP-binding protein, with protein MKRRLTTPLVVGLLVLAAATPSFVAARNARNDRDRRVAHARAAAAAAADQANRRATARLLLAGAAAIDGNQIASDTDLTATLLRFAPAGQVMGVVRTTAATSLPVVAAVPPASAPKVVGLDFAQQPAVQLAFALARDAGVAKSARGRLADGSTTVVQAQALYGGADPLDVAGRRQALAGYLVSLSPPVAAPKPAAHTSALPVLPLVAGLGFAIAIAVIVGRRERAVHRSEAEAAARAEELALIARMGPMLQQSLTLSELLPLFVVEVGNEFDFDACSVSLATETGELSRVFSIGADLGADSTAETVTDRGPIAANTYVHIALERSGRTIGVVRARPVNGMSERQVESLVAACTLLSAALGNAQLFENEQRMVARLRDVDAMKIAFVGSVSHELRTSATAIEGFAGLLDNDRLAPDDPRRADYIQRIRRNARSLGLLIEDLLDFARMERGSGPVLKRVDLTKVVPEVVDQLSPVLGDRPISVVVTPDVAVNGDLSMVERILANLLTNAAKYTPPNSPIEVGLGIEDGAAVLAVVDHGGGIAPEERENVFRLFYRVDDESLRATRGIGIGLALVKQLVEQMHGEVRINETPQGGATFRVTLPLFHEAKEAAQEGDETWPHAVTA; from the coding sequence GTGAAGCGCCGCCTCACCACGCCGTTGGTCGTCGGTCTCCTGGTCCTCGCGGCCGCCACGCCGTCGTTCGTCGCGGCGCGCAACGCGCGGAACGATCGTGACCGCCGCGTCGCGCACGCACGCGCCGCGGCGGCCGCCGCGGCCGACCAGGCCAACCGGCGCGCCACCGCCCGACTGCTGCTCGCCGGCGCCGCCGCGATCGACGGCAACCAGATCGCGTCGGACACCGATCTCACCGCTACCCTGCTGCGCTTCGCGCCGGCCGGGCAGGTGATGGGCGTCGTGCGCACGACGGCGGCGACGTCGCTGCCGGTGGTTGCCGCGGTGCCCCCCGCATCTGCCCCCAAGGTCGTGGGGCTCGACTTCGCCCAACAGCCGGCGGTGCAGCTCGCCTTCGCCCTGGCGCGCGACGCCGGGGTGGCCAAGTCGGCACGCGGCCGGCTCGCCGACGGCTCGACCACCGTCGTCCAGGCTCAGGCGCTGTACGGCGGCGCCGACCCGCTCGACGTCGCGGGCCGCCGGCAGGCACTCGCCGGCTATCTCGTGTCGCTCAGCCCGCCGGTCGCCGCGCCGAAACCGGCCGCCCACACATCCGCGCTGCCGGTTTTGCCTCTCGTCGCCGGGTTGGGATTCGCCATCGCCATCGCCGTGATCGTCGGCCGCCGCGAGCGAGCCGTTCACCGCAGCGAAGCCGAGGCGGCCGCCCGCGCCGAGGAACTGGCTCTGATTGCCCGCATGGGACCGATGCTCCAGCAGAGCCTGACGCTGAGTGAGCTGCTGCCGTTGTTCGTCGTCGAGGTCGGCAACGAGTTCGACTTCGACGCGTGCTCGGTAAGCCTCGCCACCGAGACCGGCGAGCTCAGCCGGGTGTTCTCGATCGGGGCCGACCTGGGCGCCGACAGCACCGCCGAGACCGTCACCGATCGCGGACCGATCGCGGCGAACACCTACGTCCACATCGCCCTCGAGCGCAGCGGCCGCACCATCGGCGTCGTGCGCGCCCGACCGGTCAACGGCATGTCCGAGCGTCAGGTCGAAAGCCTCGTCGCGGCCTGCACGCTGCTCTCCGCCGCCCTCGGCAACGCCCAGCTCTTCGAGAACGAGCAGCGCATGGTGGCGCGCCTGCGCGACGTCGACGCCATGAAAATCGCCTTCGTCGGGTCGGTCAGCCACGAACTGCGCACCTCCGCGACGGCCATCGAAGGTTTCGCCGGGCTGCTCGACAACGACCGACTGGCGCCGGACGATCCGCGACGCGCCGACTACATCCAGCGCATCCGCCGCAACGCCCGCTCCCTCGGACTGCTCATCGAAGACCTACTCGACTTCGCCCGGATGGAGCGGGGATCGGGGCCGGTCCTCAAGCGCGTCGATCTCACCAAGGTCGTCCCCGAAGTCGTCGATCAGCTGTCGCCGGTTCTCGGCGACCGCCCGATCAGCGTCGTCGTCACCCCCGACGTAGCGGTGAACGGCGACCTGTCGATGGTCGAGCGCATCCTGGCCAACCTGCTGACGAACGCCGCCAAGTACACGCCGCCGAACTCGCCGATCGAAGTGGGTCTCGGGATCGAAGACGGGGCCGCGGTTCTCGCCGTGGTCGACCACGGCGGCGGCATTGCGCCCGAGGAACGCGAGAACGTGTTCCGCCTCTTCTACCGCGTCGACGACGAGTCCTTGCGGGCGACACGCGGGATCGGCATCGGCCTCGCACTGGTCAAGCAACTCGTCGAGCAGATGCACGGCGAGGTCCGTATCAACGAAACGCCTCAGGGCGGCGCGACGTTCCGGGTGACGCTGCCGCTGTTCCATGAAGCGAAGGAAGCTGCACAGGAGGGAGACGAGACATGGCCTCACGCCGTGACCGCGTAA
- a CDS encoding response regulator transcription factor, protein MHGVLVADDQADMRLLVGAVLEHAHGELAVVGEATTGAEALDQWREIHPEVVLLDQQLPDQTGLQVAEVILHEQPDQRIFLFTADLDSVIRDEAERLGVVAVSKADIFKLPETLSAEWTA, encoded by the coding sequence GTGCACGGAGTGCTTGTCGCCGATGACCAGGCCGACATGCGGCTCCTCGTCGGTGCCGTCCTCGAACATGCCCATGGCGAACTCGCCGTCGTCGGCGAAGCGACCACGGGAGCCGAAGCGCTCGACCAGTGGCGTGAGATCCACCCCGAGGTCGTGCTCCTCGACCAGCAGTTGCCGGATCAGACCGGCCTCCAAGTCGCCGAGGTGATCCTGCACGAGCAACCCGACCAGCGGATCTTTCTGTTCACCGCCGATCTCGACAGCGTGATCCGCGACGAAGCCGAACGCCTCGGCGTAGTCGCCGTCAGCAAGGCCGACATCTTCAAGCTGCCCGAGACACTCTCGGCGGAGTGGACGGCGTGA
- a CDS encoding response regulator transcription factor encodes MTSDTTVFLADDAPDMRMLLTAVLEHAGFTVVDEAVDGTEALAKVAELSPPPVPTVMVLDNRMPGATGLEVAERVLATYPHQRIVLFTAYLDAEVASAARAVGIRECVSKADWKTLPAVVADLAAAS; translated from the coding sequence GTGACTTCCGACACGACGGTGTTCCTGGCCGATGACGCCCCCGACATGCGCATGCTGCTCACTGCGGTGCTGGAACACGCGGGCTTCACCGTCGTCGACGAAGCCGTCGACGGCACCGAAGCGTTGGCGAAGGTCGCCGAGTTGTCGCCGCCGCCGGTGCCCACGGTGATGGTGCTGGACAACCGCATGCCCGGCGCCACCGGTCTCGAGGTCGCCGAGCGCGTCCTGGCGACGTATCCGCATCAGCGAATCGTCCTGTTCACGGCGTACCTCGACGCCGAAGTGGCGAGCGCGGCGCGCGCCGTCGGGATTCGCGAATGCGTGTCCAAGGCCGACTGGAAGACGCTGCCGGCGGTCGTCGCCGATCTCGCCGCCGCCTCTTAG